One window from the genome of Anguilla rostrata isolate EN2019 chromosome 5, ASM1855537v3, whole genome shotgun sequence encodes:
- the LOC135255270 gene encoding sodium- and chloride-dependent glycine transporter 2-like isoform X2 codes for MDCKDKDMLLLDSCILRDRNITSVKNTTFCLTANAVGNLSKLANLTSENKTYVSPSEEYFKYNVLHISKGIEYPGDIRWPLALCLLLAWIIVYASLAKGIKSSGKVVYFTATFPYVVLIILLIRGVTLPGAGSGILYFITPKWEKLNDAKVWKDAATQIFFSLSAAWGGLITLSSYNKFHNNCYRDTIIVTCTNSATSIFAGFVIFSVIGFMAHELKVPIEKVADEGPGIAFVVYPEALTRLPLSPFWAIIFFLMLLTLGLDTMFATIETIVTSVSDEFPKYLRKHKPIFTLVCCISFFVLGFPMIIESGMYMLQLVDTFAASYSLVIIAIFELVGVSYIYGLQRFCEDIEMMIGFQPNKFWRVCWAFVTPTILTFILGLSLYQWKVMTYEDYTYPTWSMVLGWLMVICSVIWIPIMFVIKMHLAPGTFIERLKLVCSPQPDWGPFLMKHRGERYKNMIDPLGTNSLGLKLPPKDFELGSQYQ; via the exons ATGGACTGTAAGGACAAAGATATGCTTCTTTTAG ACTCTTGTATACTACGGGACAGGAACATAACTTCGGTTAAGAACACAACCTTCTGTTTGACGGCTAATGCGGTTGGGAATCTAAGCAAACTCGCCAATCTTAcatcagaaaacaaaacctATGTCAGCCCCAGTGAAGAGTATTTCAA GTACAACGTGCTGCACATTTCTAAAGGAATCGAGTACCCGGGAGATATTCGCTGGCCTTTGGCCCTCTGTCTGTTGTTGGCCTGGATAATTGTCTATGCATCTCTAGCAAAAGGAATAAAGTCATCGGGGAAG GTGGTGTACTTCACAGCCACTTTCCCCTACGTAGTGCTGATCATTCTCCTGATCAGGGGGGTCACCCTGCCTGGGGCTGGTTCTGGCATCCTCTACTTTATAACACCAAAGTGGGAGAAACTGAATGATGCTAAG GTGTGGAAGGATGCTGCTACTCAAATTTTCTTCTCACTGTCTGCAGCCTGGGGTGGACTCATCACTCTGTCTTCCTACAACAAGTTTCACAATAACTGTTACAG AGATACAATAATAGTGACATGCACGAACAGTGCCACCAGCATATTCGCAGGGTTTGTCATCTTCTCTGTGATTGGTTTCATGGCCCACGAGCTGAAGGTGCCCATTGAGAAGGTTGCTGATGAAG GTCCAGGCATTGCCTTTGTGGTGTACCCTGAGGCCCTGACCaggctgcccctctctcccttctggGCCATCATCTTCTTCCTCATGCTGCTGACTCTGGGGCTGGATACCATG TTTGCTACCATagagaccattgtgacatcggTATCGGACGAGTTCCCCAAATACCTGCGCAAGCACAAACCCATCTTCACCTTGGTGTGCTGCATCAGCTTCTTCGTGCTGGGCTTCCCCATGATCATCGAG AGTGGGATGTACATGCTGCAGTTGGTGGATACATTTGCAGCCTCCTATTCTCTTGTCATCATCGCCATCTTTGAACTGGTGGGGGTGTCATACATCTATG gttTGCAGAGATTCTGTGAAGACATTGAAATGATGATTGGATTCCAGCCAAACAAGTTCTGGAGAGTCTGCTGGGCCTTTGTAACCCCTACTATTCTCACA TTCATCCTGGGCTTGAGTTTGTACCAGTGGAAGGTGATGACCTATGAGGATTATACGTACCCCACCTGGTCCATGGTTCTGGGCTGGCTAATGGTCATCTGTTCAGTCATCTGGATTCCCATCATGTTTGTGATCAAAATGCACCTGGCGCCCGGTACCTTCATCGAG CGCTTAAAGCTGGTGTGCTCCCCTCAGCCTGATTGGGGCCCCTTCCTGATGAAGCACCGTGGCGAACGCTACAAGAACATGATCGACCCCCTGGGCACAAACTCGCTGGGGCTCAAGCTACCGCCCAAGGATTTCGAGCTGGGATCCCAGTACCAGTAG
- the LOC135255270 gene encoding sodium- and chloride-dependent glycine transporter 2-like isoform X1 encodes MDISEQREMAKQPVNNPVSFNPSTQHEGTDGVTANKPENVQHQPSDMQPALPPNPINERKTFCPVENKQGEAEVNKAYGTFKNPAPVPVPINSALCKDSTGSALPRTDGSTTVHSTLMSHCTDGLSNQSVTRSAVEQNNATGNWTSVSQTTVILGTDGNTSVLPGTATEDDDDDQGDENKARGNWSNKMDFILSMVGYAVGLGNVWRFPYLAFQNGGGAFLIPYLIMLCLAGIPIFLMEVSLGQFASQGPVSVWKAIPALQGCGIAMLIISVLIAIYYNIIMCWTLYYLFASLKGSLPWANCKNSWNTMDCKDKDMLLLDSCILRDRNITSVKNTTFCLTANAVGNLSKLANLTSENKTYVSPSEEYFKYNVLHISKGIEYPGDIRWPLALCLLLAWIIVYASLAKGIKSSGKVVYFTATFPYVVLIILLIRGVTLPGAGSGILYFITPKWEKLNDAKVWKDAATQIFFSLSAAWGGLITLSSYNKFHNNCYRDTIIVTCTNSATSIFAGFVIFSVIGFMAHELKVPIEKVADEGPGIAFVVYPEALTRLPLSPFWAIIFFLMLLTLGLDTMFATIETIVTSVSDEFPKYLRKHKPIFTLVCCISFFVLGFPMIIESGMYMLQLVDTFAASYSLVIIAIFELVGVSYIYGLQRFCEDIEMMIGFQPNKFWRVCWAFVTPTILTFILGLSLYQWKVMTYEDYTYPTWSMVLGWLMVICSVIWIPIMFVIKMHLAPGTFIERLKLVCSPQPDWGPFLMKHRGERYKNMIDPLGTNSLGLKLPPKDFELGSQYQ; translated from the exons GGCGCTGCCGCCGAATCCAATCAACGAAAGAAAAACTTTTTGTCCTGTGGAAAATAAGCAAGGAGAGGCAGAGGTCAACAAAGCGTATGGGACGTTTAAAAACCCGGCCCCTGTGCCGGTTCCCATTAATTCTGCACTCTGCAAGGATTCCACCGGAAGTGCGCTGCCTCGAACGGATGGTTCTACAACTGTTCATAGCACATTAATGTCTCACTGCACAGACGGGTTGTCTAATCAAAGTGTCACAAGGAGCGCAGTGGAACAAAACAACGCCACGGGCAACTGGACTTCCGTGAGCCAGACCACAGTTATACTCGGGACAGATGGTAACACTTCTGTCTTGCCTGGCACAGCGACCGAG gATGACGATGACGACCAAGGAGATGAGAACAAAGCTAGGGGAAATTGgtcaaataaaatggatttcATTCTCTCCATGGTTGGGTATGCAGTCGGTTTGGGTAACGTGTGGAGATTTCCATACCTTGCCTTCCAAAATGGAGGAG GTGCTTTTTTGATACCATACCTGATAATGTTGTGCCTCGCGGGAATTCCTATATTTTTAATGGAAGTATCTCTGGGCCAGTTCGCCAGCCAGGGCCCCGTATCTGTATGGAAAGCTATACCGGCTTTGCAAG gttgCGGGATTGCCATGTTGATTATATCTGTCTTAATAGCCATATACTATAATATTATTATGTGCTGGACATTGTACTACCTGTTCGCTTCGTTGAAGGGCTCACTCCCATGGGCTAACTGTAAGAATTCGTGGAACACCATGGACTGTAAGGACAAAGATATGCTTCTTTTAG ACTCTTGTATACTACGGGACAGGAACATAACTTCGGTTAAGAACACAACCTTCTGTTTGACGGCTAATGCGGTTGGGAATCTAAGCAAACTCGCCAATCTTAcatcagaaaacaaaacctATGTCAGCCCCAGTGAAGAGTATTTCAA GTACAACGTGCTGCACATTTCTAAAGGAATCGAGTACCCGGGAGATATTCGCTGGCCTTTGGCCCTCTGTCTGTTGTTGGCCTGGATAATTGTCTATGCATCTCTAGCAAAAGGAATAAAGTCATCGGGGAAG GTGGTGTACTTCACAGCCACTTTCCCCTACGTAGTGCTGATCATTCTCCTGATCAGGGGGGTCACCCTGCCTGGGGCTGGTTCTGGCATCCTCTACTTTATAACACCAAAGTGGGAGAAACTGAATGATGCTAAG GTGTGGAAGGATGCTGCTACTCAAATTTTCTTCTCACTGTCTGCAGCCTGGGGTGGACTCATCACTCTGTCTTCCTACAACAAGTTTCACAATAACTGTTACAG AGATACAATAATAGTGACATGCACGAACAGTGCCACCAGCATATTCGCAGGGTTTGTCATCTTCTCTGTGATTGGTTTCATGGCCCACGAGCTGAAGGTGCCCATTGAGAAGGTTGCTGATGAAG GTCCAGGCATTGCCTTTGTGGTGTACCCTGAGGCCCTGACCaggctgcccctctctcccttctggGCCATCATCTTCTTCCTCATGCTGCTGACTCTGGGGCTGGATACCATG TTTGCTACCATagagaccattgtgacatcggTATCGGACGAGTTCCCCAAATACCTGCGCAAGCACAAACCCATCTTCACCTTGGTGTGCTGCATCAGCTTCTTCGTGCTGGGCTTCCCCATGATCATCGAG AGTGGGATGTACATGCTGCAGTTGGTGGATACATTTGCAGCCTCCTATTCTCTTGTCATCATCGCCATCTTTGAACTGGTGGGGGTGTCATACATCTATG gttTGCAGAGATTCTGTGAAGACATTGAAATGATGATTGGATTCCAGCCAAACAAGTTCTGGAGAGTCTGCTGGGCCTTTGTAACCCCTACTATTCTCACA TTCATCCTGGGCTTGAGTTTGTACCAGTGGAAGGTGATGACCTATGAGGATTATACGTACCCCACCTGGTCCATGGTTCTGGGCTGGCTAATGGTCATCTGTTCAGTCATCTGGATTCCCATCATGTTTGTGATCAAAATGCACCTGGCGCCCGGTACCTTCATCGAG CGCTTAAAGCTGGTGTGCTCCCCTCAGCCTGATTGGGGCCCCTTCCTGATGAAGCACCGTGGCGAACGCTACAAGAACATGATCGACCCCCTGGGCACAAACTCGCTGGGGCTCAAGCTACCGCCCAAGGATTTCGAGCTGGGATCCCAGTACCAGTAG